The Leptospira stimsonii genome includes the window GTTTTACAAGATCGGCGAGATGAGCTTGCAGAAAGGGTTGAGTTCCCGGTCCAAAGATCGTATGTCCGCCTTCATAGTGTTGTTTGGAATATTCTTCCGGAGTTGTCGCATAACCGAAATAACCGTTTGTACAAGACAAGACCGAAGTTTGTGTAATATTCTCCTTACTCTTAGAAGTTCTTTGTTTTTCTGCATCGAAAGCCGCGTTTGAAAATCTTCTTCCGGATTCATTTGTGACTTCAAAAGGAACGGCGAGCAAGGCGGTGTCTCCGATTCTTGCGGTCTGAAGAATCATTCTGTGAGGAAAATTCTTCTTTGGTAAGACCAAATACTGAAAGACGGATCCTGCGGTTCTTTTATGACCCTGACATCCTCCCGTAAATATATAACGAGGCCAACCCTCTCCCCAAAAAGGAAGCCAAAATAAAACGGGTGTCATTCCATCCTCGGCTCCTCCGGTCAAGGCGGTTCCGGCGACGGGCCGACTACAAAGTTCCGCATCTCCCATCTTCGGACTTTCATACACGTCCACTTCCTTCGAGTTATACGAATAGGTTACATCCGCATTCAATTTTTTACCGAGGGTTTGGAATAGTTCATAAGACTTTCGTGATATTTCAAGACCAAGCCTTTTTGATTCTATAAAGCCTTGCATATCCTCCCTATAATCGGGTGAATTGTCTCCGTGTGTAGCGTTAGACACCGCGTGCAAAGGTTCCCAGTCGGACTTATATTCTTCTTTGATTTTTAATTCCAGTTCTCTTTCCGGATAGGCGAACACATCCGCATTGACTACCTTGTTCCAAGACGGTATCGAAGTCCCGTGAATCGAATACGTCGAATAAACTGCGAGAGGTTTGAACGAACCGTCTTTATCTTTCGCATCGATTCGGATCATCGTCATCTCCGGATTGACCGCGTCGTAGATTTGTTCGGTTTTGATTTCTTGAATTCCTGAATTACGATTGGCCGCATAGGCTTCGATAGAACGATTTCTTGTAAGCCCCCAGACATTCGACTTTCCCGTTGCAATCTTTGCCGGTCGAGCGGATTGAAAAGCTTTCAACGTAGCCTCATAAATTCTATCTTCTAAAAATTCATACCATTCCTTCTCAAAGCCCGGTTTATTTCCGGCAAACTCATTGTAGAAATTATTCTCATAAAAATTTCCAGGTGCGGAATGTGTGTGTGTTCCCGAAAGAACGATTCCTCCCAAGCTGATATCCGTTGTTTCAGAAAGTCTTTCCGCT containing:
- a CDS encoding neutral/alkaline non-lysosomal ceramidase N-terminal domain-containing protein — encoded protein: MKLLKFRDILWILFFFLLFPIFLGCSDSTTYVIKNKKPFVSPNTKGLFAGASKVDITPPPGLPLAGYSMLANTEKGFRTKIYARVIYIRKDQHAPLVLIQTDLLSGSLLLHHRLAERLSETTDISLGGIVLSGTHTHSAPGNFYENNFYNEFAGNKPGFEKEWYEFLEDRIYEATLKAFQSARPAKIATGKSNVWGLTRNRSIEAYAANRNSGIQEIKTEQIYDAVNPEMTMIRIDAKDKDGSFKPLAVYSTYSIHGTSIPSWNKVVNADVFAYPERELELKIKEEYKSDWEPLHAVSNATHGDNSPDYREDMQGFIESKRLGLEISRKSYELFQTLGKKLNADVTYSYNSKEVDVYESPKMGDAELCSRPVAGTALTGGAEDGMTPVLFWLPFWGEGWPRYIFTGGCQGHKRTAGSVFQYLVLPKKNFPHRMILQTARIGDTALLAVPFEVTNESGRRFSNAAFDAEKQRTSKSKENITQTSVLSCTNGYFGYATTPEEYSKQHYEGGHTIFGPGTQPFLQAHLADLVKQMPAEGGKESFPDSWEFQLDTKRYMPDKKEAQGSRELKEAPRLVLAEENLEKHWIFRYKDVNPSLIQFHQPLISLQYRDEKGEWKNLVQDGKLINDSGTEIDVRLQGESSEGMAIYEVRWFNPEFHSKRKYRFTIAPRGKEKEFYSPEF